The Arachis duranensis cultivar V14167 chromosome 2, aradu.V14167.gnm2.J7QH, whole genome shotgun sequence genome has a window encoding:
- the LOC107473123 gene encoding protein STRUBBELIG-RECEPTOR FAMILY 6: protein MMEDRRLVLVLISTCILCFLVIGINGDTDPNDANALRSLYQNMNSPSQLNWPQNGNDPCGQSWKGISCKDNRVTEIKLPGLQLSGTLGYQLESLTSVTYFDLSNNNLGGSWYQLPPNLQHLNLANNNFNGPIPYSISQIASLKYLNLGHNQFQQGLTVDFSKLTSLSTLDLSSNSLTGDLPQTMSSLSSLSTLYLQNNQFTGTIDVLANLPLDTLNVENNHFTGWIPEQLNGIDLQKGGNSWSSGPAPPPPPGTPPATTSRHHKSGGHGSSSGGSSSDGGKKSGIGAGGVAGIVISILVVGAIVAFFLVKRRSKKSSSLDTEKLDNQPLAPLASNEVHGLNSMQSSSVIDLKTFDTPVEPINVKPPIKPPPLKSFDEEEIPKKPTAVKKTVAAPANVKAYSIADLQIATSSFSVDQLLGEGSFGRVYRAQFDDGKVLAVKKIDSSIIPHDSSNDFVEVVSNISHLHHQNVTELVGYCSEHGQHLLVYEFHKNGSLHDFLHLPDEYSKPLIWNSRVKIALGTARALEYLHEVCSPSVVHKDIKSTNILLDSDLNPHLSDCGLASYIPNADQVLNNNAGSGYEAPEVGMSGQYTLKSDVYSFGVVMLELLSGRKPFDSSRPRYEQSLVRWATPQLHDIDALAKMVDPALEGLYPVKSLSRFADVIALCVQPEPEFRPPMSEVVQALVRLVQRANMSKRTFGTEQGGTPRAGDEPDTPDM, encoded by the exons ATGATGGAGGATCGAAGGCTGGTGCTGGTTCTCATCAGCACCTGCATTCTCTGTTTCTTGGTCATTGGCATTAATGGTGACACAGATCCAAATGATG CTAATGCTCTAAGGAGCTTGTATCAGAATATGAACTCACCATCTCAACTAAATTGGCCTCAGAATGGCAATGATCCTTGTGGACAGTCTTGGAAAGGCATTAGTTGCAAGGACAATCGCGTCACTGAGAT CAAGTTACCTGGTCTTCAACTTAGTGGAACTTTGGGTTACCAGCTCGAAAGCTTGACATCTGTGACTTACTT TGACTTGAGTAACAACAATCTTGGTGGCAGCTGGTACCAACTCCCTCCAAATTTGCAGCACCT AAACCTCGCTAATAATAATTTCAATGGGCCGATCCCATATTCGATCTCTCAAATTGCTTCGCTTAAATACCT GAATCTTGGTCACAACCAGTTCCAACAAGGATTGACTGTTGACTTTTCAAAGCTTACTTCCCTCTCTACACT GGATCTTTCGTCCAATTCGCTGACAGGGGATCTCCCTCAGACAATGAGCTCACTTTCGAGCTTGTCAACCTT GTATCTGCAAAACAACCAGTTCACGGGCACCATCGATGTTCTTGCTAACCTGCCACTTGACACTTT GAATGTGGAAAACAATCATTTTACAGGCTGGATACCGGAACAGCTGAATGGCATAGACCTACA AAAGGGTGGTAATTCATGGAGCTCGGGGCCTGCGCCCCCTCCACCTCCTGGGACACCTCCAGCAACAACCAGCCGTCACCACAAATCCGGTGGGCACGGCAGCTCATCAGGTGGTAGCTCTAGTGATGGGGGTAAAAAATCTGGTATTGGAGCCGGTGGCGTTGCTGGAATAGTGATCTCCATATTGGTTGTTGGGGCAATAGTAGCATTCTTCCTGGTGAAGAGAAGATCCAAGAAGTCGTCGTCATTAGACACGGAAAAGCTTGACAATCAGCCGTTGGCTCCTCTAGCTTCAAATGAAGTGCACG GATTGAATTCTATGCAGAGTTCCTCTGTGATTGACTTGAAAACATTTGACACTCCTGTGGAACCAATAAATGTTAAACCCCCTATTAAACCCCCACCTCTCAAATCATTCGACGAGGAAGAAATTCCAAAGAAGCCAACTGCTGTCAAGAAGACTGTCGCCGCTCCCGCAAATGTGAAAGCATATTCTATAGCTGACCTGCAGATTGCTACTTCAAGCTTCAGTGTGGATCAACTCCTTGGTGAGGGGTCTTTCGGACGTGTATACCGTGCACAATTCGATGATGGAAAG GTTCTTGCAGTAAAGAAGATAGATTCATCTATCATTCCCCATGATTCATCCAACGATTTTGTGGAAGTAGTCTCAAACATCTCCCATTTGCATCATCAAAATGTGACAGAGCTTGTTGGTTATTGTTCGGAGCATGGACAACACCTCTTGGTCTACGAGTTCCATAAAAATGGATCGCTGCATGACTTCCTTCACCTACCTGATGAGTACAGCAAACCATTGATATGGAACTCTCGTGTCAAGATCGCTCTAGGGACAGCTCGCGCCTTAGA gTACCTACATGAAGTTTGTTCGCCTTCGGTTGTTCATAAGGATATTAAGTCAACCAACATATTGCTTGATTCAGATCTTAACCCTCATCTTTCAGATTGTGGATTGGCAAGCTATATTCCAAATGCAGACCAg GTATTGAACAATAATGCTGGATCGGGATACGAAGCACCGGAAGTTGGTATGTCCGGTCAGTATACGCTTAAGAGTGATGTCTACAGCTTTGGAGTTGTCATGTTGGAACTTCTTAGTGGAAGGAAACCGTTTGACAG CTCAAGGCCAAGATACGAGCAGTCTTTGGTACGGTGGGCGACACCACAACTCCATGATATCGATGCATTGGCTAAAATGGTTGATCCTGCGCTGGAAGGGCTATACCCGGTTAAGTCGCTGTCCCGTTTTGCCGATGTTATCGCACTTTGTGTTCAG CCGGAGCCAGAATTCCGACCACCGATGTCGGAAGTGGTTCAAGCATTAGTTCGGTTAGTGCAGAGAGCAAACATGAGCAAAAGGACATTTGGGACTGAGCAAGGAGGAACACCAAGAGCGGGTGATGAGCCTGATACACCAGACATGTAA
- the LOC107473124 gene encoding UDP-glucose flavonoid 3-O-glucosyltransferase 7 (The sequence of the model RefSeq protein was modified relative to this genomic sequence to represent the inferred CDS: added 34 bases not found in genome assembly), with amino-acid sequence MGKENRELHVLFFPFFANGHIIPCVDLARVFAARGVTSTIVTTTHNAPFISRTIGKSQITLRTIKFPPPEETGLPEGCENSESAFAPDKLIKFMKATVLLQHPLEQVLQELHPNCVVADMFFPWATDSAAKFGIPRIVFHGLGFFPLCVSACIRTYKPQDKVSSYTEPFLVPNLPGDITLTKMQLPQIPRDDEVFCKLLDDSNESELKSFGVIANSFYELEPVYADHYTKELGRRAWSLGPVSLCRGSEAGIDKQECLTWLETKKPNSVIYVCFGSMTTFPDAQLKEIAMGLEASNHPFIWVVSKGSKKNEEQDEKKLEWLPEGFEERMEGKGLIIRGWAPQVMILEHEAVGGFVTHCGWNSTLEGVCAGVPMVTWPMYAEQFYNAMFVRDIVRIGVGVGVQTWVGMMGGEPVKKEVIEKAVKRVMEGEEAEEMRRRAKELGKKAKEAVEEGGSSYSQFNSLIEDLRSRAQ; translated from the exons atgggcAAGGAGAACCGCGAACTCCATGTTCTTTTCTTCCCGTTCTTTGCTAACGGTCACATAATCCCATGCGTTGACTTAGCCAGAGTCTTCGCCGCAAGAGGAGTGACATCCACCATAGTCACCACCACACACAACGCACCCTTCATCTCAAGAACGATAGGAAAATCCCAAATTACCCTCAGAACCATCAAGTTCCCGCCACCGGAGGAAACTGGCTTGCCTGAAGGATGCGAGAATTCAGAGTCGGCATTCGCACCGGATAAGCTCATCAAGTTCATGAAAGCCACCGTGCTCCTTCAACACCCACTCGAGCAAGTGCTGCAAGAACTGCATCCGAATTGTGTTGTTGCAGATATGTTCTTCCCTTGGGCCACAGACTCTGCCGCCAAATTCGGGATTCCAAGGATCGTGTTCCATGGGTTGGGCTTCTTCCCCTTGTGCGTTTCCGCTTGCATCAGAACTTATAAGCCACAAGACAAGGTTTCATCCTACACAGAACCTTTCTTGGTTCCCAACCTTCCCGGCGACATAACTCTGACCAAGATGCAGTTGCCACAGATCCCTCGAGATGACGAG GTGTTCTGCAAGTTGCTTGATGATTCCAACGAATCGGAATTGAAGAGCTTTGGTGTGATCGCCAACAGCTTCTACGAACTGGAACCAGTTTACGCCGATCATTACACCAAGGAGCTTGGTAGAAGAGCATGGTCGTTGGGTCCAGTTTCTCTATGCAGAGGAAGCGAAG TGAGACAAAGAAACCAAACTCCGTTATTTATGTGTGCTTTGGAAGCATGACAACGTTCCCAGACGCTCAGCTTAAAGAGATCGCGATGGGTCTAGAAGCTTCGAATCATCCATTCATCTGGGTAGTGAGCAAAGGATCAAAAAAGAACGAAGAACAAGATGAGAAGAAGTTAGAGTGGCTTCCAGAAGGGTTTGAAGAGAGAATGGAAGGGAAGGGGCTGATCATAAGAGGTTGGGCGCCGCAAGTGATGATTCTTGAGCACGAAGCAGTTGGCGGGTTTGTTACGCATTGCGGTTGGAATTCGACGCTGGAAGGTGTTTGTGCCGGGGTGCCGATGGTGACGTGGCCGATGTATGCAGAGCAGTTTTATAATGCGATGTTTGTGAGGGACATAGTGAGGATTGGGGTTGGTGTTGGGGTTCAAACGTGGGTGGGGATGATGGGGGGTGAGCCGGTGAAGAAGGAGGTGATAGAGAAGGCGGTGAAGAGGGTAATGGAAGGTGAGGAAGCAGAGGAGATGAGGAGAAGAGCGAAGGAGCTTGGGAAGAAGGCTAAAGAAGCTGTGGAGGAAGGTGGATCGTCTTATTCGCAATTCAACTCTTTGATTGAGGATTTAAGATCGCGTGCTCAATGA
- the LOC110277555 gene encoding protein NONRESPONDING TO OXYLIPINS 2, mitochondrial isoform X2 → MASACSRIAQRASSFSSIKSTIKSTLRSSSFSNTATTTSPLRQSILTRVAPELRCAQSMLPLHSAVATARMTSCLRTTSRSCRALSQDEIDGT, encoded by the exons ATGGCTTCAGCGTGCAGCAGAATCGCGCAAAgagcttcttcattttcttccatAAAATCAACCATCAAATCCACTCTTCGCTCTTCATCCTTCTCCAACACCGCCACCACTACTTCTCCTCTTCGCCAATCCATTTTAACCAG GGTTGCTCCGGAACTGAGATGCGCGCAGTCGATGCTGCCACTGCATAGTGCGGTTGCGACGGCGAGGATGACGTCATGCCTGAGAACAACATCTCGGAGCTGCCGAGCGCTATCACAGG ATGAAATTGATGGGACGTGA
- the LOC110277555 gene encoding protein NONRESPONDING TO OXYLIPINS 2, mitochondrial isoform X3, producing MASACSRIAQRASSFSSIKSTIKSTLRSSSFSNTATTTSPLRQSILTRVAPELRCAQSMLPLHSAVATARMTSCLRTTSRSCRALSQGT from the exons ATGGCTTCAGCGTGCAGCAGAATCGCGCAAAgagcttcttcattttcttccatAAAATCAACCATCAAATCCACTCTTCGCTCTTCATCCTTCTCCAACACCGCCACCACTACTTCTCCTCTTCGCCAATCCATTTTAACCAG GGTTGCTCCGGAACTGAGATGCGCGCAGTCGATGCTGCCACTGCATAGTGCGGTTGCGACGGCGAGGATGACGTCATGCCTGAGAACAACATCTCGGAGCTGCCGAGCGCTATCACAGG GCACATAG
- the LOC110277555 gene encoding protein NONRESPONDING TO OXYLIPINS 2, mitochondrial isoform X1, with the protein MASACSRIAQRASSFSSIKSTIKSTLRSSSFSNTATTTSPLRQSILTRVAPELRCAQSMLPLHSAVATARMTSCLRTTSRSCRALSQGTLCCTSPGL; encoded by the exons ATGGCTTCAGCGTGCAGCAGAATCGCGCAAAgagcttcttcattttcttccatAAAATCAACCATCAAATCCACTCTTCGCTCTTCATCCTTCTCCAACACCGCCACCACTACTTCTCCTCTTCGCCAATCCATTTTAACCAG GGTTGCTCCGGAACTGAGATGCGCGCAGTCGATGCTGCCACTGCATAGTGCGGTTGCGACGGCGAGGATGACGTCATGCCTGAGAACAACATCTCGGAGCTGCCGAGCGCTATCACAGGGTACTCTCTGCTGCACCTCTCCCGGCCTCTAA